In a genomic window of Candidatus Flexicrinis proximus:
- a CDS encoding ABC transporter ATP-binding protein translates to MDVRDWNSQALRSQISIIEQDIFSTAGQSPKISPAKSSATIEEIIEAAKKAQAHAEFLHQQPRKVATRPLSASAG, encoded by the coding sequence GTGGATGTCCGCGACTGGAATTCGCAGGCGCTCCGTTCGCAGATCAGCATCATCGAGCAGGATATTTTTTCTACAGCCGGACAATCGCCGAAAATATCGCCGGCCAAATCCTCAGCAACGATAGAAGAAATCATCGAGGCGGCGAAGAAGGCGCAGGCGCACGCAGAGTTCCTTCATCAGCAGCCTCGAAAAGTAGCTACGAGACCATTATCGGCCAGCGCGGGGTGA
- a CDS encoding Uma2 family endonuclease, producing the protein MIPSPTRPLIIEVLSKSTESYDRGKKFQHYRTLETLQEYVLISQDSANIERFTRQPGGDASQRRLRPGRDRHPGISWLHLALADTYEKVDFEEQTET; encoded by the coding sequence ATGATACCGTCACCAACTCGACCCCTCATTATCGAAGTGCTGTCGAAGTCAACGGAGAGCTACGACCGAGGCAAGAAGTTCCAGCATTACCGCACGCTCGAAACGCTGCAGGAATATGTGCTGATCTCGCAGGATAGCGCCAATATCGAGCGCTTCACCCGCCAGCCGGGCGGGGATGCTTCTCAGCGCCGCCTCCGGCCTGGACGCGACCGTCACCCTGGCATCAGTTGGCTGCACCTGGCGCTGGCCGATACCTACGAAAAAGTCGATTTCGAAGAACAAACGGAAACCTGA
- a CDS encoding restriction endonuclease: MRQLTRHEVVVTGGRGDGGVDIEIRSEKTLVGIVQCKQYDERTSLAPSHIRELAAVKAKRAVQIAYLVTTARFSKAAKTEAEELGVSCRRRAVKCGRGAVGKAFGQTLD; this comes from the coding sequence ATACGCCAGCTTACCCGGCATGAAGTTGTTGTCACCGGCGGCCGAGGCGACGGAGGAGTCGATATCGAAATTCGCAGTGAAAAGACCCTCGTGGGTATCGTACAGTGCAAGCAATACGATGAACGCACGTCCCTCGCTCCTTCGCATATCCGCGAACTTGCAGCCGTAAAGGCGAAACGAGCCGTGCAGATCGCCTATCTGGTCACGACAGCGCGGTTTTCCAAGGCGGCGAAAACCGAGGCGGAAGAACTTGGCGTCAGTTGTCGGCGCCGGGCTGTAAAGTGCGGTCGAGGGGCTGTGGGGAAAGCGTTCGGTCAGACCTTGGATTAA
- a CDS encoding ABC transporter permease: protein MIPVGQERGYVKINENFPLGTDKLGRDLLSRILYGSRVSLMVAMIGPLVALTVGVTLGLISGYIGGRVDNMIMRITDVVYAFPTLLFIILLMAFFRPSTGTLEEGTFAHSLNRFDASTGGMFFIFVGIGVTNWTGMARLTRGQVLSIREQEYVVAAKALGVKNGGIMLRHVPPNILGSIIVAETLAIPVYISTEAFLSFIGLGVNPPTPSWGSMISAGAEQLASYPSQAIFPAVALFLFMFAFNFLGDGLRDALDPRMRGR, encoded by the coding sequence ATGATCCCGGTGGGCCAGGAGCGCGGCTACGTCAAGATCAACGAGAATTTCCCGCTGGGAACCGACAAGCTCGGGCGCGATCTGCTCAGCCGCATCCTTTACGGGTCGCGCGTCTCGCTGATGGTCGCCATGATCGGCCCGCTGGTCGCGCTGACCGTCGGCGTGACGCTCGGCCTGATTTCGGGTTACATTGGCGGTCGTGTCGACAACATGATCATGCGTATCACCGATGTGGTTTATGCCTTCCCGACCCTCTTGTTCATCATCCTGCTGATGGCGTTCTTCCGACCTTCGACCGGAACGCTGGAAGAAGGCACCTTCGCCCATTCGCTCAACCGCTTTGATGCCAGTACCGGCGGGATGTTCTTTATCTTCGTCGGCATCGGCGTAACCAACTGGACGGGCATGGCCCGCCTGACCCGCGGCCAGGTGCTTTCAATCCGTGAGCAGGAGTACGTGGTAGCGGCCAAGGCGCTCGGCGTCAAGAACGGCGGCATCATGCTGCGCCACGTGCCGCCCAACATCCTCGGCTCGATCATCGTTGCCGAGACGCTGGCTATCCCGGTCTATATTTCGACCGAAGCCTTTCTCAGCTTTATCGGCCTTGGCGTCAACCCGCCGACCCCCAGTTGGGGCAGCATGATCAGCGCTGGCGCCGAACAGCTCGCCAGCTATCCCAGCCAGGCGATTTTCCCGGCGGTCGCACTCTTCCTATTTATGTTTGCGTTCAACTTCCTCGGTGACGGCCTGCGCGACGCCCTTGACCCGCGTATGCGCGGCCGCTAA
- a CDS encoding ABC transporter permease translates to MGQYIVRRVLWMLVVMFAISVVTFLLMRLVPGGPFNTERGIPEAVIRNLEARYNLDDPLVVQYLNYMTGLILPRFTGPEWRQSQAEDYLVNIETPILGEKVALRWVNFGPSLNSPNQTVTSMIEDKLPVSFQLGLAALAVALFIGIPVGTVAALRQNTAIDYASMAIAITGVSIPSIISAPLLKYIFAVQLKWLPPNGWGELSHIVLPAFALGFIQSALIARLTRASLLQVLGEDYIRTARAKGLSERVVIGFHALKNSLIPVVTIIGPLAAALLTGTFVVETVFGIPGLGRSFVTSIGNRDYPLIMGTVLVFAAFVVVGNLLVDITYAVLDPRIRYD, encoded by the coding sequence ATGGGACAGTACATCGTCCGTCGCGTATTGTGGATGCTGGTGGTGATGTTCGCCATCTCGGTCGTGACCTTCCTGTTGATGCGCCTTGTCCCCGGCGGCCCGTTCAATACCGAACGCGGCATCCCCGAAGCGGTGATCCGCAACCTTGAAGCGCGCTATAACCTCGACGATCCGCTCGTGGTGCAGTACCTGAACTATATGACCGGCCTGATTCTGCCGCGCTTTACCGGCCCGGAATGGCGTCAGTCCCAGGCTGAAGACTACTTAGTGAATATCGAGACGCCAATTCTTGGCGAAAAGGTCGCGCTGCGCTGGGTCAATTTCGGCCCGTCGCTGAACTCCCCCAACCAGACCGTGACCTCAATGATTGAAGACAAGCTGCCCGTCTCGTTCCAGCTGGGACTGGCTGCGCTGGCGGTCGCGCTGTTCATCGGTATTCCGGTCGGCACGGTTGCGGCGCTCCGCCAGAACACCGCCATCGATTATGCCAGCATGGCGATTGCCATCACCGGCGTGAGCATTCCCTCCATTATTTCGGCTCCGCTGCTTAAGTATATTTTCGCCGTACAGCTCAAGTGGCTGCCGCCTAACGGCTGGGGCGAACTCAGCCATATCGTCCTGCCCGCGTTTGCACTCGGCTTCATCCAATCGGCGCTGATCGCCCGCCTGACGCGCGCCAGCCTGCTGCAGGTCCTGGGCGAAGATTACATCCGCACAGCCCGCGCCAAAGGGTTGAGCGAGCGTGTCGTGATTGGCTTCCATGCGCTCAAGAATTCGCTCATCCCCGTCGTTACCATCATCGGCCCGCTGGCCGCTGCCCTGCTGACAGGCACTTTCGTCGTCGAAACGGTCTTCGGCATCCCCGGACTGGGCCGCTCGTTTGTGACCTCCATCGGCAACCGCGATTACCCTCTGATCATGGGAACCGTGCTGGTGTTCGCGGCGTTCGTGGTGGTGGGCAATTTGCTGGTCGACATTACTTACGCGGTACTCGATCCGCGTATTCGCTACGACTAA